A stretch of the uncultured Fusobacterium sp. genome encodes the following:
- a CDS encoding TOBE domain-containing protein gives MIYVTHDQVEAMTMGDRICVLNYGKIMQVDTPLNLYHKPANKFVAGFIGSPAMNFVDGVIEENEDGIIFIFGNGKHVVLPKEMGEKVKNYIGKKVILGIRPENIGNKVTHPEGEKINFLKGQVSVVEHMGNEEFLYFTIDGCQFTSRIEARKTENVKYGEEGEFYFNIKRAHIFDAETEENITL, from the coding sequence CAATGATCTATGTAACACATGACCAAGTAGAAGCAATGACAATGGGAGATAGAATTTGCGTATTAAACTATGGAAAGATAATGCAAGTAGATACACCATTAAATCTATACCACAAACCAGCAAACAAATTTGTAGCAGGATTCATAGGATCTCCAGCTATGAACTTTGTTGATGGAGTGATTGAAGAAAATGAAGATGGAATAATCTTTATATTTGGAAATGGTAAGCATGTTGTACTTCCAAAAGAGATGGGAGAAAAGGTAAAAAATTATATAGGTAAAAAAGTTATTTTAGGAATAAGACCTGAAAATATTGGAAATAAAGTTACTCACCCAGAAGGAGAAAAGATAAACTTCTTAAAAGGTCAAGTAAGTGTAGTAGAACACATGGGAAATGAGGAGTTTCTATACTTTACAATAGATGGTTGTCAATTTACATCAAGAATAGAAGCAAGAAAAACTGAAAATGTAAAATATGGAGAAGAGGGAGAATTTTACTTCAATATAAAAAGAGCTCATATATTTGATGCTGAAACAGAAGAAAATATCACATTATAG